One Drosophila virilis strain 15010-1051.87 chromosome 5, Dvir_AGI_RSII-ME, whole genome shotgun sequence DNA window includes the following coding sequences:
- the LOC26531284 gene encoding uncharacterized protein, producing MSSKEEMTVPKNQFSFLQDRKTYWYTVNEIKNEATCPSCGRSIDKFKNLTAHVKRCFSIKKIGPIYRLHGYVECKCGLLIADNTKAQKLHVCMGEVPAFEPDLTYVRKKPTPEDRKATDKRMSLSPHLERELLQPKPWIRNFVSPFKLDIENMHDNPNPKPEPRVRNFDLPVSSKREPKNVSVYSIGSNNGTIFVTGQAPPPTGNQNVILIKKRALRLPQLKSDKCS from the exons ATGTCGAGCAAAGAGGAAATGACG GTCCCCAAAAACCAATTCAGCTTTTTGCAAGATAGGAAAACCTATTGGTACACTGTAAATGAAATTAAGAATGAAGCCACATGCCCAAGCTGTGGCAGATCTATTGATAAGTTTAAAAATCTAACTGCGCACGTGAAACGCTGTTTTAGCATTAAGAAAATCGGACCTATATACAGACTGCACGGCTATGTCGAATGTAAATGTGGACTCCTAATCGCTGACAACACCAAGGCACAAAAGCTGCATGTGTGCATG gGGGAAGTGCCCGCTTTTGAGCCGGATTTGACGTATGTCCGCAAGAAACCAACGCCGGAAGATCGGAAGGCGACAGATAAACGCATGTCGTTGAGCCCCCATCTGGAGCGTGAGCTGCTGCAGCCCAAGCCCTGGATACGTAACTTTGTCTCACCCTTTAAGTTAGATATAGAAAATATGCATGACAATCCCAATCCCAAGCCGGAGCCGCGCGTACGCAATTTTGATTTGCCAGTGAGCAGCAAACGGGAGCCGAAGAATGTCAGCGTCTACTCCATAGGCTCAAATAATGGCACAATTTTCGTAACTGGACAAGCGCCGCCGCCAACGGGCAATCAGAATGTGATCCTAATTAAAAAACGAGCACTGCGTCTGCCACAGCTCAAGAGCGACAAATGCAGTTAG
- the nemy gene encoding plasma membrane ascorbate-dependent reductase CYBRD1 isoform X2 has translation MRDRHLGKMPRGGTTTARYEEDPDNAWNCCSWCEYLLIVILSTILLVGVLILTLFWVMFYRGGFAWTERPLQQFNLHPILMVAGFVTLSGFSILIYRLCRCVKHIYVKLIHMFFHAVAIPCIALGFLSVFDSHNALQKVNFYSLHSWLGFVTMGMFLLQFVIGFFTFLVMLCCENKTYSCRSAMVPIHASLGLANFWLAIATSVTGIIEKERETAKDPNLSAENQLIEHYITSAIGLTLVVIGIIVTFAVRRTNAPASAKVYVTERI, from the exons ATGCGCGATCGTCATTTGGGCAAAATGCCGCGTGGAGGAACGACAACAGC ACGATATGAGGAGGATCCGGATAATGCCTGGAACTGCTGTTCCTGGTGTGAATACCTACTGATTGTCATACTCTCGACCATACTACTGGTGGGTGTATTGATACTCACGCTATTCTGGGTCATGTTCTATCGCGGAGGTTTCGCCTGGACGGAGCGACCGCTGCAGCAGTTCAATTTGCATCCCATCTTGATGGTCGCCGGCTTCGTAACGCTCTCCGGATTTT ctattttaatttatcGACTGTGCCGTTGCGTGAAGCACATCTATGTGAAGCTGATTCACATGTTCTTTCATGCCGTTGCGATACCCTGCATTGCGCTCGGGTTCCTCTCCGTCTTCGATTCGCACAACGCATTGCAAAAGGTTAACTTCTACAGTCTGCACTCATGGCTGGGCTTCGTGACAATGGGCATGTTTCTGCTGCAATTCGTAATTGGCTTTTTCAC CTTTCTGGTGATGCTCTGCTGTGAGAACAAGACATATAGCTGCCGCTCCGCCATGGTGCCCATACACGCCAGCCTGGGCTTGGCCAATTTCTGGCTGGCGATTGCCACATCTGTGACGGGCATTATCGAGAAGGAACGCGAAACTGCCAAGGATCCAAACTTGAG TGCGGAGAACCAACTGATTGAGCATTATATAACGAGCGCAATTGGACTCACCCTGGTCGTGATCGGCATCATTGTCACCTTTGCCGTGCGAAGGACCAACGCGCCAGCATCCGCCAAAGTCTATGTCACCGAACGCATTTAG
- the nemy gene encoding plasma membrane ascorbate-dependent reductase CYBRD1 isoform X1, whose protein sequence is MDSNSVSPLPPLAIMENEKTPPGTPNGIEMPPPPDEKRYEEDPDNAWNCCSWCEYLLIVILSTILLVGVLILTLFWVMFYRGGFAWTERPLQQFNLHPILMVAGFVTLSGFSILIYRLCRCVKHIYVKLIHMFFHAVAIPCIALGFLSVFDSHNALQKVNFYSLHSWLGFVTMGMFLLQFVIGFFTFLVMLCCENKTYSCRSAMVPIHASLGLANFWLAIATSVTGIIEKERETAKDPNLSAENQLIEHYITSAIGLTLVVIGIIVTFAVRRTNAPASAKVYVTERI, encoded by the exons ATGGATAGCAATTCGGTGAGTCCCCTGCCACCGCTGGCCATCATGGAGAACGAGAAGACGCCGCCGGGCACGCCCAATGGCATTGaaatgccgccgccgccagatGAAAA ACGATATGAGGAGGATCCGGATAATGCCTGGAACTGCTGTTCCTGGTGTGAATACCTACTGATTGTCATACTCTCGACCATACTACTGGTGGGTGTATTGATACTCACGCTATTCTGGGTCATGTTCTATCGCGGAGGTTTCGCCTGGACGGAGCGACCGCTGCAGCAGTTCAATTTGCATCCCATCTTGATGGTCGCCGGCTTCGTAACGCTCTCCGGATTTT ctattttaatttatcGACTGTGCCGTTGCGTGAAGCACATCTATGTGAAGCTGATTCACATGTTCTTTCATGCCGTTGCGATACCCTGCATTGCGCTCGGGTTCCTCTCCGTCTTCGATTCGCACAACGCATTGCAAAAGGTTAACTTCTACAGTCTGCACTCATGGCTGGGCTTCGTGACAATGGGCATGTTTCTGCTGCAATTCGTAATTGGCTTTTTCAC CTTTCTGGTGATGCTCTGCTGTGAGAACAAGACATATAGCTGCCGCTCCGCCATGGTGCCCATACACGCCAGCCTGGGCTTGGCCAATTTCTGGCTGGCGATTGCCACATCTGTGACGGGCATTATCGAGAAGGAACGCGAAACTGCCAAGGATCCAAACTTGAG TGCGGAGAACCAACTGATTGAGCATTATATAACGAGCGCAATTGGACTCACCCTGGTCGTGATCGGCATCATTGTCACCTTTGCCGTGCGAAGGACCAACGCGCCAGCATCCGCCAAAGTCTATGTCACCGAACGCATTTAG
- the LOC6636318 gene encoding transcription factor grauzone, protein MDVPAPDACLLCLEVNALNLDDYMDVYSAKGAQLNVVQIINKHLPMQLAQSSGETRKICSLCWGTVSAFNTLHDFVSATQCSLRETKVLLMEDDPLTQGNCTETPKQAADNANPDPAEPNDRNFFYPEVKIEEHELEQLPKIEVLESTAGLQTVQLNSSPGRRLRKRVKAEVETPHVQVECIEVIAHEPAETPKKRRGRPRKSETILKETQNETQSQPNLDLDTNLKSENAAEFSDDDDDQDFVGQLDEGLDDDSSEESPQSDDDSDFTMDKPSEGEFAVIPKRTPVRPKKYKKRAKPAEPRVRMSRELLDQRKKQQEEFDSIIAKFFSDVLPCSICNLLVHNFTEMQRHHRLTHQVDPGYMICCGRKFTQRKVLAEHVLVHWNPDHFKCTTCEKSFQNSRHLESHQQVHVAKLTYQCDLCSKAFLSKTAIDYHKLNKHVPKSEFKFTCTECNKKFLTERKLKNHMNSMHDPESIIICDKCGKQMRTKIILKKHQELMHSNTPRPEPELKQCQICGAWLKGMTGLKQHMKSIHVESAGEHRCHVCSKISPNARALRRHIYHNHECERKFKCTMCDKAFKRPQELKEHTSTHTGEVLYTCPNCPMTFFCSANMYKHRQRLHRAQYEADKNQPKPPNILQQAVGATAAMKIKLMQNTNVASIESDLKHF, encoded by the exons ATGG ATGTGCCAGCGCCTGACGCTTGCTTGCTATGCCTGGAGGTAAACGCACTCAACCTGGATGATTATATGGATGTCTATTCCGCAAAGGGTGCCCAGCTGAATGTCGTGCAGATAATCAACAAACACTTACCCATGCAGCTGGCCCAAAGTAGTGGGGAGACTCGGAAAATCTGCTCGCTATGTTGGGGTACTGTTTCTGCCTTCAATACGCTGCACGATTTCGTCAGCGCAACGCAGTGTTCGCTGCGGGAAACAAAGGTGCTGCTCATGGAGGATGATCCCCTCACCCAGGGCAATTGCACTGAGACGCCTAAACAGGCGGCAGATAATGCCAATCCAGATCCAGCCGAGCCAAATGATCGCAATTTCTTCTACCCGGAGGTTAAGATAGAGGAACATGAGCTAGAACAGCTGCCCAAAATTGAGGTGCTCGAGAGCACCGCCGGCCTACAAACTGTCCAATTGAACTCCTCGCCAGGGCGACGTCTACGCAAGCGTGTCAAAGCGGAAGTTGAAACTCCACATGTCCAGGTAGAATGCATAGAAGTTATTGCTCATGAACCTGCGGAGACGCCGAAAAAACGTCGTGGGCGGCCACGGAAAAGCGAAACAATCCttaaagaaacacaaaatgaaacGCAATCTCAGCCAAACTTAGATTTGGACACAAACCTTAAGTCGGAAAACGCCGCCGAATTTagtgacgatgacgatgatcaGGACTTTGTAGGCCAGCTCGACGAGGGGCTCGACGACGACAGCAGCGAGGAGAGTCCACAGAGTGATGATGATTCCGATTTTACTATGGACAAGCCCAGCGAAGGTGAGTTTGCCGTCATACCGAAGCGTACGCCGGTGCGgcccaaaaaatataaaaagcgtGCCAAGCCGGCCGAGCCGAGAGTGCGCATGTCCCGCGAGCTGCTGGATCAGCGCAAGAAGCAACAGGAGGAATTTGATAGCATCATTGCCAAGTTCTTCAGCGATGTATTACCGTGCTCCATATGCAATCTGTTGGTGCACAACTTTACGGAAATGCAACGCCATCATCGCCTCACACATCAAGTGGATCCCGGTTATATGATCTGCTGTGGCCGCAAGTTTACGCAGCGTAAAGTGCTCGCCGAGCATGTACTGGTTCATTGGAATCCTGACCACTTTAAGTGCACCACCTGCGAAAAGTCATTCCAAAATTCACGGCACTTGGAGTCGCATCAACAGGTGCACGTGGCCAAGTTAACCTACCAGTGCGATCTATGCTCAAAGGCTTTCCTTAGCAAAACGGCAATTGACTACCATAAGCTAAACAAGCATGTGCCCAAGTCTGAATTCAAATTCACCTGCACCGAGTGCAACAAAAA ATTCCTGACTGAACGCAAGCTAAAGAATCATATGAACTCCATGCATGATCCGGAGAGCATTATCATTTGCGACAAGTGCGGCAAACAGATGCGCACCAAAATCATTCTGAAGAAGCATCAGGAACTGATGCACTCAAACACACCGCGACCGGAGCCCGAGTTGAAGCAGTGCCAAATCTGCGGCGCCTGGCTAAAGGGCATGACCGGCCTGAAGCAGCACATGAAGAGCATACATGTAGAGAGCGCGGGCGAGCATCGTTGTCATGTGTGCAGCAAGATTTCCCCGAATGCACGGGCCCTGCGACGGCATATCTACCACAA CCACGAATGCGAGCGCAAGTTCAAGTGCACCATGTGCGATAAGGCGTTCAAACGACCCCAGGAACTAAAG GAACACACATCCACGCACACCGGCGAAGTTCTGTACACCTGTCCAAACTGTCCCATGACGTTCTTCTGCAGCGCGAACATGTACAAGCATCGGCAGCGGCTGCATCGAGCGCAATATGAGGCGGACAAGAATCAGCCAAAGCCGCCAAATATACTGCAGCAGGCGGTGGGCGCCACGGCAGCCATGAAGATCAAGTTGATGCAGAACACAAACGTGGCCAGCATAGAATCGGACTTGAAGCATTTCTAG